A single Corallococcus silvisoli DNA region contains:
- a CDS encoding type I polyketide synthase: protein MESAEQSKVAVVGAAGRFPGAASLEDYWRLLVDGRVAAAEPDASRGDLWKAAHDPVLGRKITTLRAGYLADVAGFDAEYFSVSPREASKLDPQQRLLLEVTHDALEDGGITRAELRRSNVGVFIGVGSSDYMSLDSGQKQHVDGYFGIGNSHNLLAGRISYFLNLKGPSLAIDTACSSSLTALHFAMQSLRGGEIDMAIVGGVNVILSPDLPLAFSQAKMLSPSGRCKTFSADADGYGRAEGVAVVILRRVDGDAPARPPVRCFIASTAINQDGRSNGIAAPNGASQIRVIRAALERARLSPADIAYVEAHGTGTPLGDAIELNALQEVFGGTPGAPCFVGSAKASIGHAEAAAGLCGLLKGMLILEHGVIPPHPVQRPHAPFFLAEDCALRIAEQAQPVPGHLRHVGISSFGFGGSNAHVVLERHLSPGRVAGETGRPVLFPLSSHFAAGLAEDADALAAHLGTSEGALEPIADTLMFAREHLTHRRVCVARTRAEAIKALREERASTTPLLVAPGEKPKVAFMFTGQGCQFFGMGRELYEASGPFRAAFDRCDALILQHAGLSVARLVYGPAEGGDERLTGDTHAAQLSLFAFEYALASLWTALGVTPAFAIGHSVGELVAHTVSGSLTLGDGVALVHERGRLMQSVSHDGAMVAVSMDLAALTALLHEQGDPLHVAAVNGRQRVVLSGERRAVERLCQRLEREQVRYRMLRTRHAFHSPTFDDAAARLTEHSRSFAISAGAFPVVGNVDGAVVPSSALGGEYWGRHIALPVQFSKGIETLTGLGAQVFLELGPDRVLSQLVAADHGARVRAMSSAVRDRDGQESLLRAVGAMYELGFDLDFAPLGHAAPPGRVSLPARRLARKRYWTASSTEADAPVPGTEGTPEIRVPRGPPTSVALAERPPRERTVIPDAVEHEEPGAAVHALIERQIHVMRQQLALLDDQ, encoded by the coding sequence ATGGAATCAGCCGAACAGAGCAAGGTCGCCGTCGTCGGGGCCGCGGGGCGGTTCCCTGGCGCCGCGAGCCTGGAGGACTACTGGCGGCTCCTCGTGGACGGGCGCGTGGCCGCGGCGGAGCCGGACGCCTCGCGAGGCGACCTGTGGAAGGCGGCGCATGACCCGGTCCTGGGCCGGAAGATCACGACCCTCCGCGCGGGCTATCTCGCGGACGTCGCGGGCTTCGACGCCGAGTACTTCAGCGTGTCGCCCCGCGAGGCCAGCAAGCTCGACCCCCAGCAGCGCCTGCTGCTGGAGGTGACGCACGACGCGCTGGAGGACGGAGGCATCACCCGCGCGGAGCTGCGGCGCTCGAACGTCGGCGTGTTCATCGGGGTGGGCAGCTCCGACTACATGAGCCTCGACTCCGGCCAGAAGCAGCACGTGGACGGGTACTTCGGCATCGGCAACTCGCACAACCTCCTGGCCGGGCGCATCTCCTACTTCCTCAACCTCAAGGGCCCCAGCCTGGCCATCGACACGGCGTGCTCATCGTCGCTCACCGCGCTTCACTTCGCGATGCAGTCGCTGCGCGGAGGGGAGATCGACATGGCGATCGTCGGCGGGGTCAACGTCATCCTCTCGCCCGACCTGCCGCTGGCGTTCTCGCAGGCGAAGATGCTCTCCCCCAGCGGGCGCTGCAAGACGTTCAGCGCCGATGCCGACGGCTACGGGCGCGCCGAAGGCGTCGCGGTCGTCATCCTGCGCCGGGTGGACGGCGATGCGCCGGCGCGGCCCCCCGTGCGGTGCTTCATCGCATCGACGGCGATCAACCAGGACGGCCGCAGCAACGGGATCGCCGCCCCCAACGGCGCCAGCCAGATCCGGGTGATCCGCGCCGCCCTGGAGCGCGCGCGCCTGTCGCCGGCGGACATCGCCTACGTGGAGGCCCACGGGACCGGGACGCCGCTGGGCGACGCCATCGAGCTCAACGCACTCCAGGAGGTCTTCGGCGGGACACCCGGGGCGCCGTGCTTCGTTGGCTCGGCGAAGGCGAGCATCGGCCACGCCGAGGCGGCCGCGGGCCTCTGTGGGCTGCTGAAGGGGATGCTGATCTTGGAGCACGGGGTGATCCCGCCGCACCCGGTCCAGCGCCCCCATGCGCCCTTCTTCCTGGCGGAGGACTGCGCGCTGCGGATCGCCGAGCAAGCCCAGCCGGTGCCGGGACACCTGCGCCACGTCGGCATCAGCTCGTTCGGCTTCGGGGGCTCCAACGCCCACGTGGTGCTGGAGCGCCACCTGTCCCCGGGGCGCGTGGCCGGGGAGACCGGGCGCCCGGTGTTGTTCCCGCTGTCGAGTCACTTCGCCGCCGGTCTGGCCGAGGACGCGGACGCGCTCGCGGCCCACCTGGGCACGTCGGAGGGCGCGCTGGAACCGATCGCGGACACACTGATGTTCGCGCGGGAGCATCTGACGCATCGCCGGGTCTGCGTCGCGCGGACGCGCGCCGAGGCGATCAAGGCCCTTCGCGAGGAGCGCGCCAGCACCACGCCGCTCCTGGTCGCCCCGGGTGAAAAGCCCAAGGTGGCCTTCATGTTCACCGGCCAGGGCTGTCAGTTCTTCGGCATGGGCCGTGAGCTCTATGAAGCCTCTGGGCCGTTCCGGGCCGCGTTCGACCGCTGCGACGCGCTGATCCTCCAGCACGCGGGGCTATCGGTGGCGCGGCTCGTGTACGGGCCTGCCGAAGGCGGTGACGAGCGTCTGACCGGCGATACGCACGCCGCGCAGCTGTCGCTCTTCGCCTTCGAGTACGCACTCGCGAGCCTGTGGACCGCGCTGGGAGTCACCCCGGCGTTCGCCATCGGGCACAGCGTCGGCGAGCTCGTGGCGCACACCGTCTCAGGGTCCTTGACCCTCGGCGATGGCGTGGCGCTGGTCCACGAACGCGGGCGACTGATGCAGTCGGTTTCGCACGACGGAGCGATGGTCGCGGTGTCCATGGACCTGGCGGCGCTGACAGCGCTTCTCCACGAACAGGGGGATCCGCTCCACGTGGCCGCCGTCAACGGCAGGCAGCGCGTCGTTCTCAGCGGTGAGCGCCGGGCGGTCGAACGCCTCTGCCAGCGACTGGAACGGGAGCAGGTTCGCTACCGCATGCTGAGGACGCGGCACGCCTTCCATTCCCCCACCTTCGACGACGCCGCGGCCCGGCTCACGGAACACTCCCGGAGCTTCGCCATCAGCGCCGGAGCATTCCCGGTGGTCGGCAACGTCGACGGTGCGGTGGTGCCATCGAGCGCACTCGGCGGGGAGTACTGGGGACGGCACATCGCCCTGCCCGTGCAGTTCTCCAAGGGCATCGAGACGCTGACCGGGCTGGGCGCGCAGGTGTTCCTCGAGCTCGGTCCCGACCGGGTGCTGTCGCAGCTCGTCGCCGCGGACCACGGTGCGCGAGTGCGCGCAATGAGCAGCGCCGTGCGTGACCGGGATGGCCAGGAGTCACTGCTCCGCGCGGTCGGGGCGATGTATGAGCTGGGGTTCGACCTGGACTTCGCGCCCTTGGGCCACGCCGCGCCTCCCGGCAGGGTTTCGCTCCCAGCTCGCCGCCTCGCGCGCAAGCGGTACTGGACCGCGAGCAGCACCGAGGCCGACGCGCCGGTGCCGGGCACGGAAGGCACGCCGGAGATACGTGTCCCGCGTGGCCCCCCCACGAGCGTGGCCCTCGCCGAGCGCCCTCCGCGCGAGCGGACCGTGATTCCCGACGCGGTGGAGCACGAGGAGCCCGGTGCCGCCGTGCACGCCCTCATCGAACGACAGATCCACGTCATGCGTCAGCAGCTCGCGCTG
- a CDS encoding fatty acid desaturase family protein produces MRKKLIPYPADAWAVLLIVATFAGQLALYLFVNDVRWLAAGAFALVPFCLSVVAYNHNHMHVRTFANQPLNRLLELLIFLETGSSPFSGTLNHIVGHHASYDQPELDTLNWRRRDGSTMGRHEFAIRCLLWHYPSCFVLGRKNPRLMTEFLVYLALGGACLAALLVYRPVPALIVFVAPMVLMLYALKWSAYAHHSDLPYGDDYTASRTHTGQFYNWFTWNAGYHAAHHFKQALHWTLLPEYHQGTLASKIPAELQGPGWGEDLKRRKLAPAAQRG; encoded by the coding sequence ATGCGGAAGAAGCTGATCCCCTACCCGGCCGACGCCTGGGCGGTCCTCCTCATCGTCGCGACCTTCGCCGGCCAGCTGGCCCTGTATCTTTTTGTCAATGATGTCAGGTGGTTGGCGGCTGGCGCGTTCGCGTTGGTGCCGTTCTGCCTTTCGGTCGTCGCCTACAATCACAATCACATGCATGTGCGGACGTTCGCGAACCAGCCGCTCAACCGGCTCCTCGAACTGCTCATCTTCCTGGAGACCGGGTCGTCACCCTTCAGCGGGACGCTCAACCACATCGTGGGCCACCATGCCAGCTACGACCAGCCGGAACTGGACACGCTCAACTGGCGGCGGCGAGACGGGTCGACGATGGGGCGCCACGAGTTCGCGATCCGGTGTCTGCTCTGGCATTACCCCTCGTGCTTCGTGCTGGGCCGGAAGAACCCCCGCCTCATGACGGAGTTCCTGGTCTACCTGGCGCTCGGAGGGGCCTGCCTCGCCGCGCTGCTGGTCTACCGCCCTGTTCCGGCGCTCATCGTGTTCGTGGCCCCCATGGTGTTGATGCTCTACGCGCTGAAGTGGTCCGCGTATGCCCATCACAGCGACCTGCCGTATGGCGATGACTACACGGCGTCACGGACGCACACCGGCCAGTTCTACAACTGGTTCACCTGGAACGCGGGCTACCACGCCGCGCACCACTTCAAGCAGGCGCTGCACTGGACGCTGCTGCCCGAGTACCACCAGGGGACCCTGGCCTCGAAGATCCCCGCCGAGTTGCAAGGGCCGGGCTGGGGCGAAGACCTGAAGCGGCGAAAGCTGGCACCCGCGGCCCAGCGTGGCTGA
- a CDS encoding AMP-binding protein translates to MQPEQRVIENPTGAGRELVMTDRADALHLSPTLVHTLRHWAQVQPGKNAYTFLSGRESPEQLISYHELARTVFGLAAHFRREGLRGERVLLVMRSGLEYIVGFLACTAAGAIAVPLYPPASDKDGVKLRAVVRDCQPKAMLVQRAIEASHGAQLAGFPGCRSLVMEELIAAHGDADPMPLELTPPLPDDLAFLQYTSGSTGDPKGVMVTHRSIVHNNRMVAAAMGNTRDSVIVTWLPLFHDMGLIGMILQSLSLGARAVLMAPKSFVRDPALWLQAVSKYRGTCAGGPNFAYDLCIEKVDDAVIDTLDLSSWRSAFNGAEPIKANTLERFHRRFERAGFRREMFFPCYGLAEATLFVAGGPRGEPPTTFDVQRDAVHRGTVVPAGEDAGDAARIHTLVGMAIDGREQVVKIVDPGSWTVQPDLRVGEVWLQSDSVTRGYWNRAKATADAFHAYTTDTGEGPFLRTGDLGFVRDGRLFITGRIKELIIVNGFNHYPQDIEETVQALSDDFRVHCGAAFSFDDERLGIVQGVARGKDVTARFDELIARIRREVLKVHGVAPAYIALVNPGNVPKTSSGKIQRGEVRRSFLDKQLEVLHAWEAEHPRETPAPAPVRPVPAPTSAPRAVFEQKLAWIREYCATRLNSYLIDERRTLPPYVILDFGNQGLFGMLVPESYGGLGFSTREFLKVMELLGSKDMTLALFVGLNNVLGVRPVLRFGSERLKEQFLPSLARGRELAAFALTELGAGSNPQAIEATAHATGAGYRVSGTKIWSGSAAWSGLMNVFAKNVDANGHPAGITAFAIPQTSPGVRQGPEALTMGLRGMIQNTVFFEDVAVEPWQVLGELGQGMSVAQDTLCYGRLAIASLCLGATRLCVQLMLQYAGGRRVSTGNLLHNPYTRSVLSEAMHQIAGIEALIDGAAARIDAGQAVAPEVLAVCKSVSTEMLWTTVDRTMQLAGGRGYIESNFIPQLFRDARIFRIFEGPTETLNHFVGTSVLRGRPVLRAYLREWLDEDTVRTHYDAVLHPLLAALPGERDASQEDWLGQLMGEYVNHLVLYAAAAGRGTDAATQRWLLERLQAAHVRLDSAARAFPALASVDALRALGDAVDREFGRRENLTAMPNTSLDALFTALPGDTRKPAPAEPARRAFTPPPDAPATPLIETPRPPTMDVVARPGPVSRPEVEAFIRQWISGRCSQPVASLGADVEFAMLGLGSVDSIDLGAALSEEYALTVDPSVLFSYPNIRELAGFLLGKLNKRTGSPVAE, encoded by the coding sequence GTGCAGCCAGAACAGCGGGTCATCGAGAATCCAACCGGGGCAGGCCGCGAGCTGGTCATGACCGACCGCGCCGACGCGCTCCACCTCTCCCCCACCCTCGTCCATACACTGCGGCACTGGGCGCAGGTGCAACCGGGGAAGAACGCATACACGTTCCTGAGCGGTCGCGAGTCGCCCGAGCAGCTCATCTCCTATCATGAGCTGGCGCGGACCGTGTTCGGCCTCGCGGCGCACTTCCGCCGCGAGGGGCTCCGCGGTGAGCGGGTCCTCCTGGTGATGAGGTCGGGGCTCGAATACATCGTGGGCTTCCTGGCGTGCACCGCCGCCGGGGCCATCGCCGTGCCGCTCTATCCCCCGGCGAGCGACAAGGACGGCGTGAAGCTCCGCGCCGTGGTCCGAGACTGCCAGCCCAAGGCGATGCTCGTGCAGCGCGCCATTGAAGCCAGCCATGGCGCGCAGCTCGCCGGGTTCCCAGGCTGCCGCTCGCTGGTGATGGAGGAGCTGATCGCCGCGCACGGCGACGCGGACCCCATGCCCCTTGAGCTCACCCCGCCCCTCCCTGACGACCTGGCGTTCCTCCAGTACACGTCGGGGTCCACGGGCGATCCCAAGGGCGTGATGGTCACCCACCGGAGCATCGTCCACAACAACCGCATGGTCGCCGCGGCGATGGGGAACACCCGCGACAGCGTCATCGTCACGTGGCTGCCGCTGTTCCACGACATGGGGTTGATCGGGATGATCCTCCAGTCGCTCTCGCTGGGGGCGCGCGCGGTGCTGATGGCGCCGAAGTCGTTCGTGCGCGACCCGGCCCTGTGGCTGCAGGCCGTGTCCAAGTACCGGGGCACCTGCGCCGGGGGCCCGAACTTCGCGTACGACCTCTGCATCGAGAAGGTGGACGACGCGGTCATCGACACGCTGGACCTGTCGTCGTGGCGGTCCGCGTTCAACGGCGCGGAGCCCATCAAGGCGAACACGCTGGAGCGCTTCCACCGCCGGTTCGAGCGCGCCGGCTTCCGCCGCGAGATGTTCTTCCCATGCTACGGCCTCGCGGAGGCCACGCTGTTCGTCGCGGGCGGTCCCCGCGGCGAGCCGCCGACGACGTTCGACGTCCAGCGCGACGCGGTCCACCGGGGCACCGTGGTGCCAGCCGGCGAGGACGCCGGGGATGCGGCGCGCATCCACACGCTCGTCGGCATGGCCATCGACGGGCGCGAGCAGGTGGTGAAGATCGTCGACCCGGGCAGCTGGACGGTGCAGCCCGACCTGCGCGTGGGCGAGGTCTGGCTCCAGAGCGACAGCGTGACGCGCGGCTACTGGAACCGGGCCAAGGCGACCGCGGACGCCTTCCACGCCTACACCACCGACACGGGCGAGGGGCCGTTCCTGCGGACCGGCGACCTGGGCTTCGTCCGCGACGGCCGCCTGTTCATCACCGGCCGCATCAAGGAGCTCATCATCGTCAACGGCTTCAACCACTATCCCCAGGACATCGAGGAGACGGTGCAGGCGCTGTCGGACGACTTCCGGGTCCACTGCGGCGCCGCGTTCAGCTTCGACGACGAGCGGCTCGGCATCGTCCAGGGCGTGGCCCGCGGCAAGGACGTGACGGCGCGCTTCGACGAGCTCATCGCGAGGATCCGCCGTGAGGTCCTGAAGGTGCATGGCGTGGCGCCGGCGTACATCGCGCTGGTCAACCCGGGCAATGTCCCCAAGACGAGCAGCGGGAAGATCCAGCGTGGCGAGGTGCGGCGGTCATTCCTCGACAAGCAGCTGGAGGTCCTTCACGCCTGGGAGGCCGAGCACCCTCGCGAGACACCGGCACCGGCCCCCGTCCGCCCGGTCCCCGCCCCCACGAGCGCCCCCCGGGCGGTCTTCGAGCAGAAGCTCGCGTGGATCCGCGAGTACTGCGCGACGCGGCTCAACTCGTACCTCATCGACGAGCGGCGCACGCTGCCGCCGTACGTCATCCTCGACTTCGGCAACCAGGGGCTCTTCGGGATGCTGGTGCCCGAGTCCTACGGGGGCCTCGGGTTCTCCACCCGCGAGTTCCTGAAGGTCATGGAGCTGCTTGGCAGCAAGGATATGACCCTGGCGCTGTTCGTGGGCCTCAACAACGTGCTGGGTGTCCGGCCGGTCCTGCGCTTTGGCAGCGAACGGCTCAAGGAGCAGTTCCTGCCGTCGCTGGCGCGTGGCCGGGAGCTGGCAGCGTTCGCCCTGACGGAGCTGGGCGCCGGTTCGAATCCCCAGGCCATCGAAGCGACCGCGCACGCGACGGGTGCCGGGTACCGGGTGAGCGGCACGAAGATCTGGAGCGGCTCCGCGGCGTGGTCCGGGCTGATGAACGTGTTCGCGAAGAACGTCGACGCGAACGGACACCCGGCGGGCATCACCGCGTTCGCGATCCCCCAGACGAGCCCTGGCGTGCGACAGGGCCCCGAGGCGCTCACCATGGGCCTGCGGGGGATGATCCAGAACACGGTCTTCTTCGAGGACGTCGCGGTCGAACCCTGGCAGGTCCTGGGAGAGCTGGGACAAGGCATGAGCGTGGCGCAGGACACCCTGTGCTACGGGCGGCTGGCGATCGCGTCCCTGTGTCTGGGCGCCACCCGGCTCTGTGTCCAGCTGATGCTCCAGTACGCCGGCGGCCGGCGCGTCTCGACCGGCAACCTCCTGCACAACCCCTACACCCGGTCGGTGCTGAGCGAGGCGATGCATCAGATCGCCGGCATCGAGGCGTTGATCGACGGGGCCGCGGCGCGCATCGACGCCGGACAGGCGGTGGCTCCGGAAGTCCTCGCGGTGTGCAAGTCGGTGTCCACCGAGATGCTGTGGACCACCGTCGACCGCACGATGCAGCTCGCGGGGGGACGGGGCTACATCGAGTCCAACTTCATCCCGCAGCTGTTCCGGGACGCGCGCATCTTCCGCATCTTCGAGGGCCCGACGGAGACGCTCAACCACTTCGTCGGCACGTCGGTGCTGCGAGGCCGGCCGGTCCTGCGCGCCTACCTGCGCGAGTGGCTGGACGAGGACACGGTCAGGACCCACTACGACGCGGTCCTCCACCCGCTCCTGGCGGCGCTGCCGGGCGAGCGCGACGCGTCCCAGGAGGACTGGCTGGGGCAGCTCATGGGTGAATACGTCAATCACCTGGTGCTGTACGCCGCGGCGGCCGGACGGGGCACTGACGCGGCGACGCAGCGCTGGCTGCTCGAACGGCTCCAGGCGGCCCACGTCCGGCTCGACAGCGCGGCGCGCGCCTTCCCCGCGCTCGCCAGCGTCGACGCGCTCCGGGCCCTCGGGGACGCGGTGGACCGTGAGTTCGGACGCCGCGAGAACCTCACGGCGATGCCAAACACGTCGCTCGATGCGCTCTTCACGGCGCTCCCGGGTGACACGCGGAAGCCGGCTCCCGCGGAACCCGCGCGGCGCGCCTTCACGCCGCCGCCGGATGCCCCAGCGACGCCGCTCATCGAGACTCCGCGCCCGCCCACGATGGACGTGGTGGCCCGGCCGGGCCCGGTGAGCCGGCCCGAGGTCGAAGCGTTCATCCGCCAGTGGATCTCCGGCCGGTGCTCGCAGCCGGTCGCGTCCCTCGGCGCCGACGTCGAGTTCGCCATGCTCGGCTTGGGCTCGGTGGACTCCATCGACCTGGGCGCCGCGTTGTCCGAGGAATACGCGCTGACGGTCGATCCTTCCGTGCTCTTCAGTTACCCGAACATCCGGGAGCTCGCCGGCTTCCTCCTGGGCAAGCTGAACAAGAGAACCGGCTCGCCGGTGGCCGAGTAG
- a CDS encoding PaaI family thioesterase, giving the protein MSNPLHAFLIEQFNEAPLNKTLGVTLEYNAQGEAVCRWKRKAEFDHGGQDTHGGILMTLLDMAGWFTAAAQSGAIVVTSDLNVRLLSPAKQQDLVATARVIRDGSKAVIAEMTVSSPKGLVATANASFAKIGEFPKG; this is encoded by the coding sequence ATGTCGAACCCGCTTCACGCATTCTTGATTGAACAGTTCAATGAAGCCCCCCTCAACAAGACGTTGGGTGTCACGCTCGAATACAACGCCCAGGGCGAGGCGGTCTGCCGCTGGAAGCGCAAGGCGGAGTTCGACCACGGCGGCCAGGACACGCACGGCGGGATCCTCATGACCCTGCTGGACATGGCGGGGTGGTTCACGGCGGCGGCGCAGAGCGGCGCCATCGTCGTCACGTCGGACCTCAACGTGCGCCTCCTGTCTCCCGCGAAGCAGCAGGACCTGGTGGCGACCGCCCGGGTGATCCGCGATGGCTCGAAGGCCGTCATCGCGGAGATGACGGTCTCCTCCCCGAAGGGGCTGGTCGCCACGGCCAATGCCTCCTTCGCGAAGATCGGCGAGTTCCCCAAGGGCTGA
- a CDS encoding PPC domain-containing protein, whose translation MFERVFVLAVGGVLVSGCIDRPPETQEPMKDPLQARGATDGVGYDLEVTRDASRMRLEVDELGPGGFLAQGPALGPLPDPWLSMTGISGAAGSFQRWSLYVPAGKAKVTFKISGGTGDVDLYARFGAPPTTSVYDCRPGLSGNTETCTFTQPREGTYHVGLHGYSVYSGVNLTGTYDDPPLCPPWPWPWRWPIPVNPPPPPPPPWTPIIDIADSLAGHFNYWTLDVPSAQSVVTFTLSGGTGDADLYVDFGAAPTTTTYQCRPNLRGNTETCTLTAPSAGKYYVGLRAYSAYSGVTLTTTYTAGP comes from the coding sequence ATGTTCGAGAGAGTGTTTGTTCTCGCGGTGGGTGGGGTGTTGGTGTCGGGGTGCATTGACCGACCCCCCGAGACCCAGGAGCCCATGAAGGACCCGCTTCAGGCCAGGGGCGCTACCGACGGCGTCGGGTACGACCTGGAGGTGACTCGGGACGCGTCTCGAATGAGGCTCGAAGTGGACGAGCTGGGACCTGGAGGCTTCCTTGCTCAGGGACCGGCCTTGGGGCCGCTGCCTGATCCCTGGCTGTCGATGACCGGGATTTCGGGTGCAGCAGGCTCCTTCCAGCGCTGGAGCCTCTATGTCCCCGCGGGCAAGGCGAAGGTGACGTTCAAGATCAGCGGCGGCACGGGTGACGTGGACCTCTACGCCAGATTCGGCGCGCCGCCGACGACGTCGGTCTACGATTGTCGTCCGGGCCTCAGCGGCAACACCGAGACCTGTACGTTCACGCAGCCGCGGGAAGGCACGTACCATGTCGGTCTCCACGGGTATTCGGTGTACTCGGGCGTCAACCTGACCGGAACGTACGATGATCCGCCCCTTTGCCCGCCCTGGCCCTGGCCCTGGCGCTGGCCCATTCCCGTGAACCCTCCGCCTCCGCCGCCTCCCCCCTGGACACCGATCATCGATATCGCGGACAGCCTCGCCGGCCACTTCAATTACTGGACGCTCGACGTACCCTCGGCCCAATCCGTGGTGACGTTCACGCTCAGCGGCGGCACGGGTGACGCGGACCTCTACGTCGACTTCGGCGCGGCCCCCACGACGACGACCTATCAGTGTCGTCCGAATCTCAGAGGCAACACCGAGACCTGTACGTTGACGGCGCCGTCAGCGGGCAAGTACTACGTCGGCCTCCGCGCGTACTCAGCGTATTCGGGCGTCACATTGACGACGACGTACACGGCCGGGCCGTAG
- a CDS encoding cytochrome c oxidase assembly factor Coa1 family protein, whose product MKWVLAAVLGLPLLCCGGGGLMLLHAWSQLPYSEAMERVENHQGVTQLLGAPVSGSRFFSATFNLQNQDGIAEMKIDLSGSKQDGVLHVKAVRTSDLWGFSRLRVVAKDGRVVNVVGERL is encoded by the coding sequence ATGAAGTGGGTGCTCGCGGCGGTGCTGGGGCTGCCGTTGCTGTGCTGCGGGGGCGGCGGCCTGATGCTCTTGCATGCGTGGAGTCAGCTCCCCTACTCCGAGGCCATGGAGCGGGTGGAGAACCACCAGGGCGTCACCCAGCTCCTGGGCGCGCCCGTCAGTGGCAGCCGGTTCTTCTCCGCCACCTTCAACCTCCAGAACCAGGACGGCATCGCGGAGATGAAGATTGACCTCTCCGGCAGCAAGCAGGACGGCGTGCTGCACGTGAAGGCAGTCCGCACGTCCGACCTCTGGGGCTTCAGCCGACTGCGCGTGGTGGCGAAGGACGGCCGGGTCGTCAACGTCGTTGGGGAACGCCTGTGA
- a CDS encoding DUF2378 family protein has translation MDEEIVYRHTVEGLFRSIGSSLTPDLRTKLNAVGLDLDAQSPRNTSRQVFADALRVTVEHLYPNVESDEGYRRLGVGIIHGVEQTVLGKALVSMWPIFGPERVVVRIQESFETVNNYMKSQLLTQGPAHHIIRVNECNGNPGYLRGIIEAGLTRAGARNLRVESFDFDGHACSYRIRWGD, from the coding sequence GTGGATGAAGAAATCGTTTATCGCCACACGGTTGAAGGACTCTTCCGCTCCATTGGTAGCAGCCTCACGCCGGACCTGAGGACGAAGCTGAACGCGGTGGGCCTGGATCTCGATGCCCAGTCCCCGCGCAACACGTCCCGGCAGGTCTTCGCGGATGCCCTGCGCGTCACCGTGGAACACCTGTATCCCAATGTCGAGAGCGACGAGGGCTACCGGAGGCTGGGCGTCGGCATCATCCACGGCGTGGAGCAGACGGTGCTGGGCAAGGCGCTGGTCTCGATGTGGCCCATCTTCGGCCCCGAGCGCGTCGTCGTCCGCATCCAGGAGAGCTTCGAGACGGTGAACAACTACATGAAGTCCCAGCTGCTGACCCAGGGCCCCGCGCACCACATCATCCGGGTGAACGAGTGCAACGGGAACCCCGGCTACCTGCGCGGCATCATCGAAGCCGGGCTGACCCGCGCCGGAGCTCGGAACCTGCGCGTCGAGTCCTTCGACTTCGACGGCCACGCCTGCTCCTACCGCATCCGGTGGGGCGACTGA
- a CDS encoding pirin family protein yields MMNVRPSEARGHANHGWLDSHHTFSFASYFDPDHMGFRALRVINEDRVQSGEGFDTHPHRDMEIITYPLSGAIAHRDSTGGQGLLRAGEVQRMTAGTGVMHSEMNGSSEDVHFLQIWIIPDKKGLKPEYEQKLFPEKDRQGRWRVVASPDARDGSLTVHQDVLLSSTLLSPGEKAEYTLPKGRHAWVQLARGTGTLNGVALKAGDGVAVSDESSLVLAATEPLEALLFDLA; encoded by the coding sequence ATGATGAACGTTCGACCTTCCGAAGCGCGCGGACATGCCAACCACGGCTGGCTGGATTCGCATCACACCTTCTCGTTCGCCAGCTACTTCGACCCCGACCACATGGGCTTCCGCGCCCTGCGCGTCATCAACGAGGACCGCGTCCAATCCGGCGAGGGCTTCGACACGCACCCGCACCGGGACATGGAGATCATCACCTACCCGCTGAGCGGCGCCATCGCGCACCGGGACAGCACGGGAGGACAGGGGCTGCTCCGCGCCGGTGAGGTGCAGCGCATGACGGCCGGCACGGGCGTGATGCACAGCGAGATGAACGGCTCCAGCGAGGACGTCCACTTCCTGCAGATCTGGATCATCCCCGACAAGAAGGGCCTGAAGCCTGAATATGAGCAGAAGCTCTTCCCGGAGAAGGACCGGCAGGGACGCTGGCGCGTCGTGGCCAGCCCCGACGCCCGCGACGGCAGCCTCACCGTGCACCAGGACGTGCTGCTGTCCAGCACGCTGCTGAGCCCGGGAGAGAAGGCGGAGTACACGCTGCCCAAGGGGCGGCACGCCTGGGTCCAGCTGGCGCGGGGCACGGGCACGCTCAACGGCGTGGCGCTCAAGGCCGGTGACGGTGTCGCCGTGTCCGACGAGTCGAGCCTCGTGCTCGCCGCCACCGAGCCGCTGGAGGCGCTGCTGTTCGACCTGGCCTGA